The following proteins are encoded in a genomic region of Dasypus novemcinctus isolate mDasNov1 chromosome 3, mDasNov1.1.hap2, whole genome shotgun sequence:
- the GPR33 gene encoding probable G-protein coupled receptor 33, with protein MDLATSTDYLINVSALVRNSTHFPSPASKAKLIITLPVFMSFIIGTITNGLYLWVLKFKMKRTVNTLLFFHLILSYFIMTWVLPFMATSFLQDNHWSFGTAMCKVFNGALSLGMFTSVFFLSAISLDRYLLTLHPVWSQQHRTPRWASNITLGVWISATALSTPYLVFRETYDDHKGTVICRNNYAVSANWNSKEIQELRKWIHAACFISRFLLGFLLPFFIIIFCYGRAAHKMKERGLVKSSKPFKVMLTAIISFFVCWMPYHIYQGLILTQNQSIFLQFTLVLTVITTSFNTVFSPTLYLFIGEDFKRVFKKSILALFESTFSEDSSTERTQNLNSGA; from the coding sequence ATGGATCTGGCCACGTCTACTGATTACCTGATCAATGTCTCTGCTTTAGTAAGAAACAGCACTCACTTTCCATCTCCTGCCTCAAAAGCCAAGCTGATCATTACCCTGCCGGTGTTCATGTCATTTATAATTGGTACCATCACCAACGGTCTCTATCTGTGGGTgctaaaattcaaaatgaaaaggaCTGTCAATACTCTCTTATTTTTTCATctcattctttcatattttataatgACATGGGTTCTGCCATTTATGGCCACCTCCTTCCTTCAGGACAATCACTGGAGCTTTGGAACAGCCATGTGCAAGGTCTTCAATGGAGCTTTATCTCTGGGAATGTTCACCTCTGTTTTCTTCCTCTCGGCCATCAGTCTTGATCGTTATCTTCTCACTCTTCACCCAGTGTGGTCGCAGCAACACCGAACCCCACGCTGGGCTTCCAACATCACCCTGGGAGTCTGGATCTCTGCCACTGCCCTTAGCACACCATATTTGGTGTTTAGGGAGACATATGATGACCATAAAGGCACGGTGATCTGCCGAAATAACTATGCTGTGTCTGCTAACTGGAATAGCAAAGAGATACAAGAATTAAGGAAGTGGATTCATGCGGCTTGTTTCATCAGCCGCTTCTTGCTGGGTTTCCTTTTGCCTTTCTTCATCATCATCTTTTGCTATGGAAGAGCAGCCCACAAGATGAAAGAGAGGGGTCTGGTTAAATCCAGTAAGCCCTTCAAAGTCATGTTAACTGccatcatttctttctttgtgtgttGGATGCCCTACCATATATACCAGGGTTTAATTCTCACCCAGAACCAGTCAATATTTTTACAGTTTACTCTGGTACTTACAGTGATAACCACTTCTTTCAATACTGTCTTTTCTCCCACACTCTACCTATTTATTGGGGAGGactttaaaagagtttttaagaAGTCCATTCTTGCTCTATTTGAGTCAACATTCAGTGAGGATTCTTCAACAGAAAGGACACAAAACCTAAATTCAGGAgcataa